TTCCGACCCAGATGGGCTGTTGGGACCCAAGGGGCCAAATGTTGGCTGCTGGTTGAAGGGTGTGGCTGGGGAAAGTGGCAGCCCTTGAAGTGTTGGTCCAGCACTACGTGAGGGCAGGGGATGAGAGCCTCTGTCCTCACCTGACCAGGGGCCAGCCCGGGGGCCATGAGAAGAGGGTCACTGGTGGCCTGGGCCAGGAGGGACATAGGACTTGCTGGAGAGGTCACGGCAGCCTTGGGGACCAGCAAGCCAGGGGACCCCTAGGGCCTCCCAGCCGAACACCCATGCAGAGCCCAGGTGAGCTTTCTGGCTACACTGGGGTTCCCTTCCCTAGCATGAACCCCTAGAAGCAGCTGTGCTAGAAAAGAAGAGGAGCTGGGAAATGGGGTCCTGCCCCTTCAGCTGCCTCTCACGGCCTCACTTCCCCCTAGACTGTAGACAAGGGAaataatttttcccttcctttgacCAAGGAGGATACCCAATGCCTCAGGCCTGATTCAGGACCCGTGCCAACTTGGCCTTCTGCCCTGAGAGACCGTGGTGGGGTATTTGGTGAGGGTCGTGCAGCTGACACCATCGAGCATGTTGCCCACTCACAGGCCCCCCTCTCCACGCCAACTCCTTCCTCGCGGTGGTCTCAGGGACAGAGCCACGGCCGCAGCCTGTCCCGCCTCGGGTGTGCCCGGAGCCCCAGAGCCGGGTTGCTGGGCCGTGTCTGCGCGGGCTGCCTCATACTCCCAACTTTCGCCTTCTTCCCGCACCTCTACTCACCCAgcctcctgtttctctctccatccatcaGGCAACACTGAGGGCTCCGCTGTCTCCAGAGGCCGCCCACCACCCTTCCTTGGGACCACTGTCTGAGCCTCATCAGCAAACTGGACGGGAGGCCCCACGGTTAAGGAGTTTGCCCCAGGAGTCCATGCAAAGGTGAAACCAAGGGCAAACATGGGTCAGAAGGTCACTGGAGGGATCAAGACCGTGGACATGAGGGACCCCACGTACCGGCCCCTGAAGCAGGAGCTCCAGGGTCTGGACTACTGCAAGCCCACCCGCCTAGACCTGCTGCTGGACATGCCCCCCGTGTCCTACGACGTCCAGCTGCTCCACTCGTGGAACAACAATGACCGATCGCTCAACGTCTTTGTGAAGGAGGACGACAAGCTGATCTTTCACCGGCATCCGGTGGCCCAGAGCACGGACGCCATCAGGGGCAAGGTCGGGTACACACGCGGGCTGCACGTGTGGCAGATCACGTGGGCCATGAGGCAGCGGGGCACACACGCTGTGGTGGGGGTGGCGACAGCAGATGCCCCCCTGCACTCCGTGGGGTACACGACCCTCGTGGGGAATAACCACGAGTCCTGGGGCTGGGACTTGGGGCGCAACCGGCTCTATCACGATGGCAAAAACCAACCGAGCAAAACTTACCCGGCCTTTTTGGAGCCGGATGAAACATTTATTGTCCCTGACTCATTCCTCGTGGCCCTGGACATGGATGATGGCACCCTGAGCTTCATTGTGGACGGACAGTACATGGGAGTGGCTTTTCGAGGACTCAAGGGCAAAAAACTGTATCCTGTAGTGAGTGCCGTGTGGGGCCACTGTGAGATCCGCATGCGCTACTTGAATGGACTCGATCGTAAGTGTCCTGTGTTTTGTCCAGTGTGAGGGTTCCTGGACTCCCTGTGGCCCTGGGGTCCTAGCTGCGCCTGCCCAAAAATTTACAGTCACTGGAACTAGAAAGTCTTTAAGTAGCTATCCCAGCGTATTCAGATCCTCAGAGGCTGTTTTTGCAGCCTCTGCTTCAATGAAGAATTCTAACTGGAGTCTGCCAGATTACCTGATAGCTTCTTGCGGATGGGTGAATGAATGGGTGgctggatgagtggatggatggatggacggacggatggttAGATGGATGGttagatgggtgggtggatggatggatggatggatggatggatggatggatggataaatgagtGGTTGAacagatggatgagtggatggatggatggatggatgaatggatggctGTATGGGTGGATGAATGGGAAGGTGGACGGATGGGTACATGGTTAGATGCTCTTTGTTTCTGGTTGACCTGCCTCCAGTTTTGATCTGCAGTTGACCAAATTCTGTCACAGTAGCCAACATACTACTGAACTGGGATTTGCCATTTTGGGGTTATGAGGACCTCTTACATAAATGAAAGCCAGTGACCTCTCTTGCTCATTAGATAGGTTTAGGGACTCTCTCTTCTGGTGCCAGAGGCTTCTGAGTTGGTTCCTTTAGACCAAGTCCCCTGGGAGGAGCTTGTTTAGTCATGATGTCAGGAGGCCTTTAGAGAAGAACATGTGGATGAGAAACAGGCTGAATCAGCAATGATTTCCACCAGTCCTTTGGAAAAGGGAGTGGCCTTTCTCAGACCACACGTGAAAATAGGACATGTGGTGACATGTCTTAGTTTAGGAGGTAGAGGACTCTGGCTTCATGGCGGTGACCCATGGTGACAGGAGATCCCAGAGTTCCAGAATTATCCATCCCCATGTTTGACCCTTAGTCTTCCATAGGTCCTTTCTACCATCTTCAGACCTCAACCtggaaagggggtggggcagaaagcTTTGCCCACCCACGTCTTGACTGTCCCTACAAGACAGGTTTGGCCTGGCACCCAGTAGGCCAGGTGAGCTGTCAACTGCCGGGGTCAGAAGCACAGATGCTTACTGTGGTCTTGCAGCGTCCAAATCGTCAGCTTCTCCCACACCTCTTCCCTGCTTCAGCCTTGGAGAATATCGGAGAAAATATCCAGGACATAAGGCAGAGGGACCTCTTAAACGCTTCTCTTTGGAAGCTGCCACTACCCGTCTTTCCCTTGCTccttgcctctgcctttggcctggtgATGGCAGTGACCTCACCAGTGCAGTCTAGTATCCCTGGGTCATCAGACTCACGGCAGAGGCAATGAGCTGTGCCTCTGGCAGGTAGCCTCCCGGAGGAGGTAACTTCAGATCTGGTCTCAGGAACCAGCAGAGCAAGTTCCGTGAGTCTGTCTCCCCAGGTGGTGGTAGTAGAAAGTCCATAGTCAAATCTGCCCTAGGCCAGGACGGGCAGGGTTTAGGAGAACCAGACACCTCCTGCCCAGAACCTAGGATCTCAGGAGCCCTAGCCCTGGCAAAGGAGTGACCATGGCCCTCGGTAACTTACTGCCCATTCTGTGCAGATGGAGGAACGGATTGCTGGGCTGCCCGTGCTGTCACTGGTCTGCTGGTCTCCACAAGAGCAGTGCAGCCGTCACCCCCTCCAGCAACAGGTGCATCAGCGTTCCGCATTCACAGAGCCAGCTCTAATACAGAACACAgaccgcccaggggcccagggggACACTAGCCTGTTCACTGTGGCAAGTCAGGGCACACCCCAGCAGGATTGTTCCTCTGCTGAATCAAGGCAAGCCTCGGCAAAGGCTCTGCCACAACAGTCCTGGAGGCCCAGATGGGCGTCTTATAAAGAGACAGAGGCCCGTCGTCAGCTCTGCATCATATGGGAGATCGAgtgattttgtaatttttcttgtcGGGAGGAAATGGAAAGGGATTAAGGGGAGTGGGAATGGGCGTGGGAATGTGCTGAGGGTTGCATCTGGGTTCTGGGTCTTGGGTGGAGACTCCAAGTGCCAGGTGGCTTGAGCCTACCTTGGATTCTCTTGATTAATGATGAggaccctccctgccccccaaaatgTCATGCTATAACCCAGCGGAGTCTGCCTTCCTGCTGGGCGGCCAAGACAATTGCTGGGAGGCAGCAAGGAAAGGATTTACTCAAGAGGCAGTCAGACGAGGAAGCCGGAGGCAAGCCTCAAATCCAGCTCCCTGAAGGGAGAGCCAGGGTAActtaaaggcaaaaggaaaaggtGTGGGTAAAAAGTTGCGCAGGGAGTCTGCCACTGTGATCAGTCCCGTGAACTCTCTGGTTACTGGTTTCAATGAAAGGGAGACGAGGCAGAGTGGCCATGGGGCTTGGGGGAGAGGCGTGGCCTGGACAACAGATGAAGAAGGACTTCTAGAAAGACGAGGCGGTGCCAGGTCGAGCACCGGGAGGGCTGAGAGGTGCCCATCCGCTGTGGCAACGAGGCCATCACTGGTGACCTTGACTGAAGTTGTCAGGGTTGGGTGGGGTCAGATGCCTGACAGAGCACTGGGTTTGCAGAGGAGCGAGGAGGCTGGTGTGTTCGATTCGGGGGGCTGCTGGAACGGATGACCGCCGCTGGGTGCTTAGACCAACAGAATGCGTTCTCTTACCGCTCCGGAGCCCAGACTACAAAGTCGGGTGTCAGcaggattggtttcttctgagggctcGGGGGGGCTCTCCCCAGGCCTCCGTCCTGGCTCCTGCGGGTTGCCGGCAGTCCTTGCTTGTGGACGCGTTCCCCCGTCTCTGCCTCCGTCCCTATGTGGCCTCCTGTGTCTGTCCTCATCTCACCGGGACGCTCGCCGTTGGATTCTGGGCCCGGCCCAGCCCGGGTCGTACTCCAACATGACCTCACCTTAAGTAACGACATCTGCAAAGATGCTATTTCCAAGAGGGCCACATTCTGAGGCTCCAGGTGCTTCTGAATTTAGAAGAGGGGGACACTATCCCcccattatgtatatatagagagagatgtGGAGATAGTGACCCTAGCCATTCCCATGAGAGCCCCAGGCCACCCCCTGAGGGGAAGGTGAGACGGTAGTCAGATGGGGTACCCATTGGGTGAGGTTGAAGGGCACCTAAGTCTTCCGCCCATGAGAGTTTGCCTTACCTTCCAAGGTCACTGAGGAAGGGGGAATATCATGGCAAGACGGGGTCTGTGGTCCACCGGGAGCAGAGTGTGAAAAGCAGAAAATCTGGCCAGGGCTGGCTAGAGACATTATCTTGGGGTCACGGCCTTGGAGGCGTTCTGACTTGTTAGCCCTCCCTGGGCTGTCTGGGAagtcatcctcaccctccttccccaccctgccccgccccaccccaccctgccccagacaCCGGGTCCTGACCTCTACAGGGAGCAGCGGTTTGCAGAGCTGGTCAGCCAGACTTGCTAAACGGGGCCTCCCCCGTGCTGCAGGGCTCACCGCAGTGAGCAGTCCGTAGTCCCTTCCCCTGTGCACCAGGCTGTCACTCCCCAGCACTGCCCCGTCCCCTTCCCCTGTGCACCAGGCCGACACTCCCCAGCACTGCCCCGTCCCCTTCCCCTGTGCACCAGGCCGACACTCCCCAGCACTGCCCCGTCCCCTTCCCCTGTGCACCAGGCCGACACTCCCCAGCACTGCCCCGTCCCCTTCCCCTGTGCACCAGGCCGACACTCCCCAGCAGCATCCCTGTTCCCTTCCCCTGTGCACCAGGCCGACACTCCCCAGCAGCATCCCTGTTCCCTTCCCCCGTGCACCAGCCTGACCCTCCCCAGCAGAgtccctgtccccttcccccatGTGCTGGTCAGACCCTCCTAGCAGAGTCCCTGTCCCTGTACTGAGGCCAGAGCCAGAGCAAAAGCAGAGCTAGTGATCAGTGTGTCCCTatgtgacaccccccccccgccaccgtcCAGCCGGCTCTGACCACAGGCCACTTGTTCTGACCACCTCAGGCCTTGAGACCTTCTGGGCCTGAAGCGACAGCCAGAGGGACTGTGGTGTCACTTTCCTCTTTCCTGGGGTGAAGGGGGGGACATGATCATTGTAGCGAGGAGACAGGGCCCACTGTGGCCTCCAGgcctgcctgccccctccctgaGACACAAAAAGGAAAGACCCACTTGCAAGCTGTAGGCTGACCACCATCCAAGGGAGGGTCCCTGCCCCATGggtcttccctgcccccaccacttGTGACCGCGTCTCCCGCTGAGGAAAGCTTTCCCCTACGTTCCTCCATTTTCAAATTCTCCCTTTTATAGCTCCCCGTTAAGTTTGGTGAGGTTTTTTATGATTGTGGGTTCAGAAAGGGCTCCGCGCTTTTCCTCAGGAGACTTTCGACTTGGTGGCCTCCTCCTGGGGTCCTCCTGGCCTCCCTAGATGCCCTCCCGGGGTGCCTCACCCAGTGGTGGGTCCTACCTGCACCTGTTCCCCCTGCGCTCCAGGAAGCCCCTAGTCAGGGACGCTAATCACTCCCACCTGCAGGGGCTTCCTCCCGGGGAGAGAGGCCACTGAGGAGGGAAGGGGTCTTTCTAGGCCCCTTGTCCCCTGAAAGGCTGGCATATGAGGACAGTAGGCTCTCAGAGTGGAGGGAGCAGGGAACCAGAATTGCCAAGCCACCCAGCTGGGCATCAGGCATCATTTCCTGGCTGCCAAGAACAAGGGGTCGTGTTTTGTTTCGCTTCTTTTTTGTAAGAACCTCTTAATGTCGAGGGGAAACGCGCACATAGGCTGATGATCCTCCACGATGGCCGACCTCCACCCATGACTTCCTAGAATCCATTTCACGGAGCACTGTCAGTGCAAGCTTCTTGCAGGAGTGAGCGGGAGGTCAGTCTCGGGACCGGTGAAGGCGGTGGCTGGGAACGAGAACGTGGCTGGATCAGGAGTGCTTCTTGACATGAGTGAGACTCCTGTCCTTGACCTCACTGACCTGAAGTTCATTCCCTGAGCTCGTGAGCTAGGGCAGGGGCAGGCCCTGGAGGTGTGAGTGGGGTTGTAGCCTCTCTAAGGAGTGTGGACAGGTCGGGTCGGCGTGCTGGGCCACGCACGGTCAGACAGGCCACCCAGTAATCATTCCTCCTAGAAACCTAGAAACGTGGAAATCAGCACAGAGACCCTTCCTCGACCTTCAGCTCCCATAAACAGCACCTGATTCACTCTCCAAAGAAACCTTGGCCTTCCCTGTTTGGGAACTTCAAGGGTGGAACTCCAGTGGGCTCCTGGCTTTGTGGATGGAGCTGGATACAGAGTCAGGAGGCCCCCGTCCAAGGCATTGAGGTGGGGAGGCCTTCTTGGGTTCCATCAGTGACCAACTGAAATCAGGACAGACATTTTCCATGGCCCGGTACCCAAGTCCGGTTGCCCTCCTGCTCTCTGCCCAGCCTTTGGAAAGCAGCCAGACCATGACCCTGTGCATCACTTGCCCCCTACGAGATCCAGGAGGGAGGGGGATGACCTGTGCACGTGTTTGTGTCCCCCAGGAACAGACCCATCCGTGGGATGCTTGCGTGACTGGTCGTATTTTCAGCTCGTGGTGCGTCACTGTATCTGCTGGCTGCGGCTTTTAAGCTCATCTTGACGGGACTGGGGCATCTGAAAGACACATCCCTTCCGGGCTCACAACCGCTCTCCACCTGGATTACTCAGTGTGGTCCTAAGATGGTCAGGCTTTCCGGGGGAGCGGAAGGAGGTAGCCACAGATCCTCACCCCTTAGGGTAAACCGCAGCGGCTCTTGGGAGCTTCCTCCGCATGCCCGACTATGGAATTGGCTGAATGTGGGTGCATGTCCACGTTCTCGCCCtgggctcccccctccccaagccatttccccatctgtagatTGCAGGGGCCACAGTCCCTGCCAGGCACTCCATTCATGGCCCGCAAGTTGCTGCTAGTGATgttttaaacatataatttatttatttgacagagagaaatcacaagtaggcagagaagcaggcaggggagggggggaaagcaggctccctgctgagcagagatcccgatgtggggctcgatcccaggaccctgggattgtgacctgagctgaaggcagaggctttaacccactgagccacccaggcgcccctgctgctGCTGATGTTAATTTCAGGTCAGTTGTCACCAAAAATAAGGGAGCTGGAGCAGGGGGTGTGCAGGGCTCTGCCGTTTAGAAGCATTTCTTAGTGAGGGTCCCCATGGGATGCCTGGAAACCATTAAGCTAAGAGGGTATAATGGGAGCTCCGTCTCAACCTTCCCTCCACAGCCCTGCTCCTCACTCTGGCCACAGTCAGTGGTTCTTGATACTTTCTTAAGGGTCCCCAACCAACCAGGGGAaagcccctctgcctccccatggGCGTCCAAACCACATTctggagggagaaggggctggCCCAAGGTGGCAGATGGAGAGAGCTCCTGAGTGGAGGAGAGCAAGGACCATGCGCGCAGGATACCACGGTGGGGGAGACCCAGGGCTCCATGGGCTTGGGGAGAAGCCCGCCCCCTGCTCCCCAGGCGTCTGGAATGCTCACCACCTCAAAGGTGGTGACAGACAGAAGATAATTTAGCTCATCCTCCTGCCTCTGACTGAGGCTCCCCTTGATCATCCTGGGCTGTCCAGGAATGGCCCCGATTCAAAGCTTTTCATGAAAAACACTGACCATTTCGGTTCCCTTTCCGGTCTCGCTGTGGCTGACGGCCCACGGGAGATGAAGAGTAGTTGCCCGCCTTCTTTCAAAGCCGGGAATGTAGGAAATGTGCTACCAAGCCTGAGCCCGAGTCTGTTGATAGCAGCTGGTCGGGATGTAATTCACGGGCCGTACCAGTCCCATGGTTAAAGAGCGCGACCACTAGGCCACCCTCTGTGTCATCGGCTTTCGAACGCCTTCATGGCCCCTCCAAAACCTCAACAGCCCTCACTCCCCCATTTCCTCCCAAAGCCTCCAGCTGTAACATTTGCTCCTCAACACTTGAGttttttcaatgttatttttaaaattctgagacACACTTTGATCCCCTTCTCATTGAAGACATGGGGTCTCGAGggaaatgctgttttttttttttttttttctcagttttttggC
This Neovison vison isolate M4711 chromosome 2, ASM_NN_V1, whole genome shotgun sequence DNA region includes the following protein-coding sequences:
- the SPSB1 gene encoding SPRY domain-containing SOCS box protein 1, whose protein sequence is MGQKVTGGIKTVDMRDPTYRPLKQELQGLDYCKPTRLDLLLDMPPVSYDVQLLHSWNNNDRSLNVFVKEDDKLIFHRHPVAQSTDAIRGKVGYTRGLHVWQITWAMRQRGTHAVVGVATADAPLHSVGYTTLVGNNHESWGWDLGRNRLYHDGKNQPSKTYPAFLEPDETFIVPDSFLVALDMDDGTLSFIVDGQYMGVAFRGLKGKKLYPVVSAVWGHCEIRMRYLNGLDPEPLPLMDLCRRSVRLALGKERLADIHTLPLPASLKAYLLYQ